Within Phoenix dactylifera cultivar Barhee BC4 unplaced genomic scaffold, palm_55x_up_171113_PBpolish2nd_filt_p 000356F, whole genome shotgun sequence, the genomic segment tcatcaatgagcccaagagttgctctagccccaaggtgttgaggtctttggcttctacgatcgccgtgacctttgcttcccatgcttttggcaaagacctgagaattttactcacaagttccgggttagtgtaggatttacccaagctttttaaaccattaattatatccgtaaagcgtgtaaacatgcatgtgatggtttcattgggttccatcttaaacaactcatatttgtgaactagaatgttcactttggactccttgacttgatttgtaccctcgtgggtaacttcaagcttattccatatttccttagcggaactacatgtggagactctattaaactcatttgcatctaaagaacaaaataatgagttcatggctctagaattgagttgagccatcctatcatcattctcatcccaatcctcttcaggtttgggaactcgaatgccattaactatgtgtgatggttcttgtggtcccttgactataaccctccacaaggcatagtcttgtgcttgaatgaagattttcattctagtcttccaataggtataatttgtcccattgaagagtggaggtctattggttgcttgcccctcggcaggaacattgttaaagggtgttcccatctagatctttggctaagacggttaggtctttcaagaaatataagagcacctgctctgataccacttgttgcccaaagatggtcacccaagaggggggtgaattgggtgttttaaaaaactttttgactaatttaagattaaaacacacaaatatataaactaaagcaaggataaagggataagagaagacaaccacaagcacacggttttatagtggttcggagccttcactgctcctacatccactccccaaagcgcctttgggtatttccactataatccaagattacagtacggtagttttgcgagttcactacccaactcgttgttttacaccgggctcacaacaaaccctaaacccccaatttctcttaggcttgggacgcctttcccttgttccaagtcccttgacttgaacaagcaccacgataaaagagtgtacaaaagaatataaaagctctagaaagcaaatatagcacttatgaacaatgaaacccggaagaatctttttgccgttggaagcgtgggagatgttgattcttccaaggtagaccgcgtagggttgagtgtgagctttgattcccgagcgcgcgagagtggttgagcttgaaatcacttgggagacttgaaagtacttgatttccttccttggatgcactcactcccttgagcttttctttcaaacttctctcttgaatgattttgctttgggttggttaagagttgttgagaagcacttaagacctcccttttatagcccaaaaagcaaatatagccgttagagataaagtagagaagatttgaaattcaaatcaaacctgaaaagctgtcagtcgcgtcccaggcgctccggggacgtctccgctacagcgagagacgtctcacctacaggattttactttttactttatctggggtcgactcggcactttacggggacgtctcgccttgtctgtgctttttgagtggggacgactccgctatctcagagtcgactccgcttccttatcaccgcaaaaaccattctctggaaaaccctgagagagccgtctccgccatcttggggacgtctcggggagtctcctttttgcttgcggggacgactccgcgtacagcggggacgtctcgcgcatatcccttgagaaacgtctttctgccgccactgagagagtcgactccgcttctgagagagtcgactccgctaacgcggggacgactcggcaggtgccggggacgactccaagtgtgccagttcttcctgtttgtgccagagacgtctctgaaactatcaggagacgtctcggctgtccctgaactttttctttagctcaaaatattcttcaataaattcataaaaattgtgggaacttgcctagacatttcttaacaattttctaagtaaaacacatgaattcctcaatcgaattgttaagatataatggaattttactctagtgttttgtattcatcaaaatccattagggggtcaacacatatttttcaagaatttattgaagaatttttgagttgaagaaaacagatcagggacagccgagacatctccgggtcgtctcagagacgtctctggcacagacaggaagaattggcacgtctggagacgtcccgggcacctggcgaggcgtctcgcagggtcggagtcgactcccgacactgcggagtcgactctctcagaggcggcagaaaggccgatttcaagggatgcgcgcgagtcgtctccacaggaagcggagtcgtccccgcaagtaaaaagcagactttccgagtcgtccccagagagtgcggagtcgactctctcagagaattccagaggacatatttttcagagataaaccagcagagtcgtccccgaggcagcggagtcgtccccatgcaaaaagcgtaaacatcccgagacgtccccgtaaagtgccgagccgactctctcagaaaaacagaaaaacaagaagtcaaagagaccttctgcggagtcgtccccgtaaagcacagagtcgaccccaaacaacgtcaaaagaaagtttatacagctgagacgtctcgcgttgaagcggagacgtctccggagcgcctgggacgcgactgacacactttttcaggtttgtttgaatttcaaacttccatatctttgtgtctaacggctatatttgctttttggtctataaaagggagctcttgagTGCCTTCCTatatcttctcaccaacccaacacaagatcattcaagagagaagaaagaaaaagaggttcaagggagttagagctttcaagaggagaaatcaagtgcattcaagtttttcCAACTGATTCGTGCTCaaccactcactcccacttggcattcaaagctcacattcaagccaacgcgatccacatcggaagaaccatcattccCCAAGCTTCCAACGgccaaaagggttcttccgggttttaatatttctcatttctatattcgcttcattaagagcttttaaatccttgtaaaacttttcattattgtgcttgttccactcaagggacttggaacaagggaaaggcatcccaagcctaggtgaaattgggggattgtagggttcgttgttagcccggagtaaaacaacgagttgggtagtgcactcacaaaactaccggactgtaatcttggattatagtgaaaattcccaaaggtgctttggggagtggatgtaggagcagtggaagctccgaaccactataaaaccttgtgtttgcgattgactgttctcatacctctatctttactctagttcatacatttgtgtgttttatttttaattagacaaaaagttttaaaacacccaattcacccccctcttgggtgaccatctctgggcaacatggACACTAGTGTATCTATATATAGTAAAATATATTTCTAACTAGTCTAGCCAGTTATCGGGTTTCTTCAATGCTAACTTGATCCGatcgaagaaaaaaaagattttcttgAACTCGCTCAACTCAAATCTCTTAAAAGAAATTTAGAGAATAAATGAAAGAATTAGCAAAAATAGGGTTTAGGtcctttttttattgatttttatctttcgattaaaaaagaaagatacaCAGCCTCTATATATAATGGTGAGGTCCACCCTAGCACAATTTGGGTCAGATTCTTCTTCTAGTTCAAATAGACTAGCTTTCCATAAATAGACATACTtagtaaaaataaatataaaaaagctaaaattctcTAATAAGGAGATCTTAGCTCTTGCATCAACTTTATCTTCTATTGCTCTACCTAATTCTTCTTAAATTGGAAGGCATATCTAATCAAAATCTTtcgagaaatttttttttttgtttgaccaGTCTGTTTCGAAGCCCAAATGATGGAATTTTGATCCATTTTAATCCTCTAGGAGATTGGTGCTCCTACATCCTGTTCAGCCCTACTCGTGGTGGCCAAAATGGTCTATATTGAGTCTAATGCTTCTTTTGGATTGTTTTAATGCTTGGAGTTCACGCATTGGACTGAGTCATGGAACTATATCGAGCAAGCTGCTCGACCAACTTGTCACTAAGATCCAAGCAAAGGAGGTCCACTTGATTGCTATGATTAATTGGCTCCACATTGGAGCCTATTAGTACCTTCCATTCCCTGCCAATAATAGCCTCTTCCATTGATATAGGTGAGCAGGAAATGTAGCATTTACAAATCTTAAAGTGGAGGGGGAACCGGAGATGTTTACAGTATTCATTAAACAGAATTATTTAATCGCTGGACCATATATCTTCGTGGCAGCTAAATGATAGAATTCTTTGCTAAATTATAGTGGAGCCATCAAACTTGAGTCTAATTTATGGGCAAGAAAGAGATAGGAAAAGATGAAGGTATGTAAGTGGGGTTGGTTGAATCCCAAATGATACAGTGAAAGATAGGTACAACGGAGGAATTAGAACTTCCTAGGTGGGATAGTGAGTTTAATATTCTAATGGGTCCACAGCGACATAAGGCGTAAAACAATGGAAGAGTTGgtcattttaaaaaatttacatCTTGAAATACTACTTATCTCCCAGGAACTACAACCCTCAAGATGGACGCAAGAAGAAGACAACAAGCAGAGATGAAGCAATGGCCGAGCTTCTTCAAGTGGTAGGAACTCTTCCATAGACTTGAAAATAAGTGTGCATATATGCATCTACTTTGACTGGGAACATTAAAATGCTTCCAAGGATCCATTTAACCTCTTATTCAGCTGCTTCGTTTGTGTTTACAAGGTTGAATCAATCAAGCCTGATAACTTCAGTGCCCATGTAGtggagaaaaaagaagactACGTTCGGGTCGAGTATGAGAGCCCTATAATGGGGGTGCATGTTCCACTCTCATTGTCTAATTAACACTCACACAAACTCTTTCGAAAGCTGTTTAATGTAGAATCTAACCATGAATTCTTTCGTGTAGTTCGTAGATGATGTCGAGTTCTGGTTCCCACCAGGCAGTAGAACTGTCGTGGAATATCGATCTGCATCTCGTTTGGGGAACTTTGATTTTGATATCAATAGAAAGAGAATAAAGGTGCACTCTATGATACACCATCTAATGTTTTGCAAATTTATTTGTTGAAATGGTCTCTCCAGGCCAGTTAGCCTAATACCCTTTTCATGTGACTCCTTCGTATATCATGAATTTAATTGTGAAATGTTCCATGCTGACCAAGCCAGGCATTGCGATCGGAACTCGAGAAAAAAGGATGGGCATCAGAGACTGACTTCTGAGAAATACATGTTAAATTGGAAACATCAAGCTCCAAGTTTTCACAACATGAattcatcatcttcttccacaTTTGAGCAGAGACTTCGCCACTCAAACAATCCTGTCTAATTTTTGTGACATTGCCTTCATTATTTATGTTTCCCAGTTGTTACATGTAAGAGCCGTCTGTTCTGAACTTTGCTGCAGAAATGCTAATCTGGAGATTAGTGTGCTGCAGGAATCAGATAATTTCCCAATTTCTCATAACATTGTTAATTTTCCTCCTCGTCCTTTTGCAGCAAAAGATTATTCAGCATCTAAATCCTCAACTCTCAGTGACATCACTCTTTAAAAATGTCTCCGTAACTCTCTAGGTGTCATATGCAAACAGCCACCTACTCTTTAACATCAAAGTGGCAAATTAAACTTGTTTCATAAACAACGTATCTCCTCAGACAAAACCCATTGTTCCAAGGGATCCCATGAAAGGTCATAAAGGGATAGTTGGAAACCATAGAAACGGTACAGAATTCACAGTACCGACCTCCTGTAACTCGCCAACCTCATTTGTTGTGCATGGTGACAGAATGATATGAAACCGGTCCTTCCTAAGATCCATAAGCTCACGCTGAATAACTGATGCATTTGTAATGATAATTTCTACATCTTCCGGCAAATATTTTACAAAACATTCAAGAAAATGAGTACCTCTTATCGTGTCGGCAAATATTTAAAGCTTTCTGGACCACCAGGTGAACCATCTCTCGTATCGCGTCGGATAATTGCCCAATAATGGTGAGTACCTCTTCCCCATCTCCTTATCATTGTCGATTTAGATTCGAGAAGTTCTGGCTATCATACCCCATATCATAGGAAATTATTCGGGAGGCTTCGAGGGTGCCAATGCAGGGAGAAGCTATGTACAAGGTGTCCCACAAGTTGGAGATAACTAAGCGGTGGTGGGATCAGGAGGAGGTAGGGAACATCTTTAGGAAGGTGGAGGAGGCCGACTATGCCATTGCTAAGCTGCATTCCCAAGAGGAGCAGGGGGTTAACAGATGCGGAGCTAGGGGAGCTCAGATGTCAACTATCTCTGCATGATTCACTTCTTTGATAACTGGAGATTTTGTGGATGTAGAAGTTCAGAATCCATTGAATCGGGGAGGGTAtgagatacgggctgaagtcggcagccccaacTGACTTCAGCCCCGTTCTTTTTGGGAAGAGCCGGAATAGAGGATCGCAAACGCAATCCTCTCCGACTCCTCCGGGGGCAATCGGGGAGAGGGCGTCGCAGGCATCTCGCGGCACCCCCCTCCAGCTAATCCGCGGCCAATCCGGCCACGGATTTCGCTCGACCGCCATAATTCACGCGGCAGAGAGCCATTGCCCTAGGGCTATAAAGCCCTTTCCCCTCCTCCAGATCACCGCCgagctccctcttcttcctctcctccctctcctccctctccttcctctgttCTTACCTCTCAAGTGACCAGCGTGTCTTTCCGACCGAGCGCTGTTCGGATTCTTGTCGCGGTCTTTCCCTGTTCCGAGATCCATCCTCTTGGTTCCGAGCACTGCTACCGCCGCCGCTTGTCCACCGAATCGAGCAACCGTAGCAAGGATCTGCCTCTCCGCCACTCGTCGGTAAGCCCTCTGCCCTTTTGGTTCTTCGATCTAGTCGAATCAAGCATGGCTTTTCTCCCTttgttttggccccaaaccgagaccaCTCTCAGTCTCTTCCTCCCCGTCAGTCACCGCCGCaaccgccggccgccactgcagCCGGCTGACCAAAATTTGTTCGTCGGCTTTCTTGTAGACCTAAGGATGACTTAAAAAGGATGTCGTTGTCAAAGtcttaaccaacaaagaaatatttttatatttactcttaccatcctctattcgatgaatagtggttgtaagaggtcgatccataggAAGGCGATTGGAGTACACAAATAGAGAATAGAAACTCCATTaaggtttatttttttaaaaaaaaaatcattgaggATATTCGATTAATCACTAACCAAGCAGagctatttttctaaaaaataaacaaagaaaagaaagagagtttttgcaattaaaataagaattccagaatgcataaaataaattgcaaactattaaattaaaacttagacacggattgcataaaagaaaattgttggattgcataaaaagcaGAAATTAAACAAAACCTATAACACGGACTGCATAAAGGAAAAttgataaattgcataaaaaaatgattacaaaagtaaaaatggagatcggaagcctaatgcttcttttcttctacaaataaaattaaaaaaagggaaagaagaaaacaattgcattttttttctcacggtggaactctctctctctctctcttcattttcttttgtttccttcTTTCAAAACAAAGCatagctttgttttcttttttttcaaatgggAGCTTCCCCCTCCCTACCGAGGGCCTCTCTTCTTATACCCAACTCTCCCCCTGATAGATCCCCTGAGAGCGCGCTGGAGATGGATGCGGAAGAGCCGATCGGCTGGAAATGCAATGGATGGGGCGCAGTGCAGGGATTTAGAAAATCGCTGGGAGTGCGGACGGACGCCGATCCGGAAGGAGCTAGGATGCAGACGGATGGCTGGATGCGCAGGGTGCTGGAACGGACACTTGGGATgcattggagaagaggaatggggtGCTAATGGCTGGGAACGCGGGAGGATTTGCTGCTGTGAATGCATTGGGTCGAGCGGAAGAAGAGAGGATGCGCACGTGGCCTGGATGGTGAACGGCCGATTGTGGAGGATGCTGAAAATCCCCTGCTAATCCGCTGCTGTGaccggaagaagaggagatgggGAGGATTTGCTGCTGGTGCAACACGGAGGAGGACGTAGATTTCCTTCTTTAGGCCACGGGATGCTGAAGGGCTAAAATGCATCACGGGATGGACGCGGGAGGCTGAAGAGCGCTGCGGGATCGCTGGGAATGTTGATCACGGAAGAGATCCAGTTGCATCGTGGGGCCAAGGACGTGGAGATCACTCGGAAAGGGAGGAGATGCGGACGGTTGGGACGTTGGAAAAATTCTGGGagcgcgggaggaagaagaaaaacattgttttcatggaacactgttcatatgaatggTATTTtctcgtaacactgttcatatgaacagtttcttcacggaacactgttcatatgaacagtaattTCAGTAATGAATAGTAACTTCAGGAATGAATAGTAATTTCAGTTATTATTCATTAGATTTGAGGTTAAAAAGGTCTTTtcttttgtgatgaagtgagagtggtgCAAAGAGAAGGGATCCATAGCTGAAATATGCCTGATCGCAATTGGTTTAGATGAACTTCTATCCATAACAATAGGGACGAATCGTGATGATGCAGTGGAAAGATAGGGAATAACCCGGATTTTAGGTAGGCTTGGGTCGGAAGGACCTTCAATTACAATAAGAAaaccaaaataaagaaatacatCTTTTTAAGAGTTATATGCAGGAGAACTTTAGAAAATTAGATTCAAAATAGTGCTAAAATGTGCACATATGTGCACTTAACACTGACCGTCGCCCAAGGGAtggcctccggccacccagTCGGCCCTCTCCCTTCCCCCGGTTCCCACCTCCCCTGCCCATGGGGGGAGTTCGGTGAGGAAGAAGGTCCACGGTGGGCCGTGAGCAGTACGATGGGCCCATTGGGCCCTGCTCACCGTGGGCCCCACTTGGGCCCGGTTCACCTTAGTTGGGCCCTATTTGGGCCGTACCCTTGTGGGCCTACCTTGGGCCCAGTCCAAATCCGAAATCCAAAAATCCGAAACCCGTAACCCGAATCCGAAATCCGAAATCCGAAACTcagttcagacccgaaaccCAATTCagacccgaaatccgaaacccgaacccatttggccaataaatagaATTTTGCAGTGAAGCCCTgcacagtatattatttcataaAAGAGCCTTCtgcaatttgtatttgatctctATAAGAAAGATTTGTTACATAAAGGTCCTCATCTATATTTATTTGGTCCTTTTTCTCGATTTTTATTACGAAATGGTGCTATGTAATTAGATATTGGTCCCTGAAATGAATTTTTATTtcataaatgaaccaattagaggccaaccttggggggccctattgggccgggtctatgcgggcccattgggccgtgtccgatgtgggccctatcgggccatgttcattatggaccaactctgggccctgttgggccgtgcCCAGTAGTATTATTTCTGGATTTTGTTTAGCTCTAAaaattaacaagaaattaattaaatttaaataggtgAATCTGATCCGTCTATCTGAAGTAGGAGTTAAGCgaaaagaggtaagtaacttaaagcttcaaagtgcatttttctaaattatttggtaaaataattattagtggattaaattttgaaatatgttttgtatttagtaaaatgggtctggcatgttaaatttcatttgaaaattatgctctgaaatccgtaaactatgactgggCAATTTATGTaatctgtttatatatatatgcattctcaacatggctatgatctgttctattctgttctggccccgccaatggagattatacgttggacctatcgacttgtaatctgtgaggaaccagtttcgacaccgcgccaccgatGATTATAATAGTGGATTTAGACACCgactgccatcggtggataaatatagtggatttggcacttttgtgcaacaccggctgccatcggtggataaatatagtggatttgacacttttgtgcaacatcggctgccatcggtggataaaaatagtggatttggcaccttgtgcaacccatgccactgggttacgtggccatagCCTGTTTATGTTGgaattctggtatcagagtttttgtaaaaatgataataagtttcgaaagaaaaatatgcttacTTGTGATTTGAATTTTCGGTCATTATTttgtgttttgatttatcatctgatatgctctgaccccactttggggtattttgttactTACGGGGCTAGTATAGCTCATTAtcttattttctctgtttttcagatccagaggcttgatcgcacgggattggagagtgcgttagatttttcgaCGATTCTTTCAGTTATTGGTCTTTAGTTAGATTagcttggacatttgaattatgttggtatatgttattctgaaattttgtaagactatttttgaataaatttaaaaatttatgtcATCCTTaaacatctgtatttgctttgatatgatctgatgccttgcacgcctgtgcggcccgtcgtgcgggcgtgcggcatcTGCCGCGCCTTGGGctgggggcgtgacagatttggtagtatcagagcttaggtttaagatcactagagaTCATAAGAGAAACAAT encodes:
- the LOC103697526 gene encoding uncharacterized protein LOC103697526 isoform X2; its protein translation is MASMLMGQVPTSNPSSRPISRPICRQKDSPEPQISRSGTKPNYLGVQKSPPSLALCPVTNNCISTSEEKNDLKHYVPPWNYNPQDGRKKKTTSRDEAMAELLQVVESIKPDNFSAHVVEKKEDYVRVEYESPIMGFVDDVEFWFPPGSRTVVEYRSASRLGNFDFDINRKRIKALRSELEKKGWASETDF
- the LOC103697526 gene encoding uncharacterized protein LOC103697526 isoform X1 gives rise to the protein MASMLMGQVPTSNPSSRPISRPICRQKDSPEPQISRREVVLRSSEMATLAAIFHFSGTKPNYLGVQKSPPSLALCPVTNNCISTSEEKNDLKHYVPPWNYNPQDGRKKKTTSRDEAMAELLQVVESIKPDNFSAHVVEKKEDYVRVEYESPIMGFVDDVEFWFPPGSRTVVEYRSASRLGNFDFDINRKRIKALRSELEKKGWASETDF
- the LOC103697526 gene encoding uncharacterized protein LOC103697526 isoform X3, giving the protein MASMLMGQVPTSNPSSRPISRPICRQKDSPEPQISRREVVLRSSEMATLAAIFHFRNYNPQDGRKKKTTSRDEAMAELLQVVESIKPDNFSAHVVEKKEDYVRVEYESPIMGFVDDVEFWFPPGSRTVVEYRSASRLGNFDFDINRKRIKALRSELEKKGWASETDF